The genomic DNA TTTTAACAATTTGCTGACGTCGGGAGATATGTTAGATCCATCAAACGTAACCGATACACCTTTCACAGCGTACGATTTCACACCGTGGCGTTTTAGCTTGGCATATTCTTCATCCTCACCTTCGAGCATATAGAGGGTTTGCATTGCAACAGCGCGGTCGGTTATTGACGATTCTCGGAAGTTATCTTTCAAAAGTTCATGAGCCGCAAAAATGTGTTTTACTTGCTCGTCTTGATCTAACTCCAGAAACAGGTCACTTCCAGGCATCTTCTCGATATATTCCATAACCGTATCATTCGTAATCATTCAGATCACTTCGCTTCTTTTTTGTCGTCTTTCTTCGTTTCAACTTTCTTCTTCGGCTCGTCTACTAAAGTCACTTTGTCCCCTAGCTTTGTCGCCTGCGCTTCCGTCAATTCGAGTTCTTTACCGGTTGCAACGATTACTCCCTTGTGTACCAGATATCCATTAGCAATGTACTTTGGCATGTGAATCCTCCTTAAATTTGAATTAAAAAAGAGCGCCGATTAGACGCTCATGATTACGATAGATTTCGGACGTTGAAGCGCCGGGAATACCGCCTTACCGACGATTACCGATTGACCTGGCGGATTCTCTTCGATGAGTGGAGTAACGAATTTCCCGGGGTTGTAATTGTTCTCAACAGTTGGACCCGAATAAGTTTTTCCAAGCTCAGTTCCGAGTAGAACGACTTTATCATCAGCAAGCAACTGAATCTCTTCATCACCTACAACAATAACATCGTCATTAATCACATATGAAGGTAATCCAAGTGCAGTCAATGCGTTCTTAATGTCGCCCGAAGTAAGTAGTTTACCGCCGTTATTCGTCCCATAAATCTGCGACCTGATTTGCTCGTTCTGGAGCAATAGTGCTTCTGTCGCACTTGTCATATGCATGATTGCTGGCTTACGACGTTGGTTGTTCGCTTGATACTGCTTAATGGCTGCTTGGAGGTCTTGTAACGGTGTAGATGCCGCTTCGCTCCATTTTGTCGTTACGTTGATTTGATTTTCAGCAGGAATACCAAAATCAACATCAAGATGAATGTCGTTCTCGTCGTCATCATATTTAAGCTTTCCGGTGTAAATTACCTGTGCACGCATGTACTCTTCGATGTCGTCGACACCTGTTACTAGGTCGTCCGTCGTGTCATACACATAATCAACGACCGCCGCACGCTCTTGGTCCGAACGTGGACGGTTGAACGCTAGTAATTCCGTTTCATCCAGTCGCACTCCGTGTTGCACTTTTGCGACCGAACCGAACGCTCTTTCAAGCTCTCTCTTGTCACGAAGTGGAGCTGATGCATTCCATCCTGTGATAGACGCCGCCTTCGCGTATTGACCATTGATTACGTTAAATGCAAAGTTGATATCCGATGTCGGCGTCTCCGGCATAACGGAACGTAATAGGTATTCTCTTGCTACAGGCACATTTTCAATATATCCCTGTAGTTGATCTCGTTTAAATTCATCTAAATGTAATGGCATGTATGTTTCCTCCTCTTAAATATCGAATACTAAGCGACCTTTGACCGCTTCTTTGAATGCTACTGTGACGCCTGTGCAACGACTTTCCAACGGATGTCCAGCAGCAAGCACGCCGACAATTGGATTAGAGTTCGCAACGACTTTCACATCGTGTGAAGTGAGTCCAGCGCCTAGTTCAGTTGCTTCCGTATCTGATGCCCACGGTTTGTAAAGCCCGCTAGTCGCATCCTTGTAAACAGCCGTGCCCGCCTTGACGTATTCACCTAAGGTAAAAGCTGACGCATCTAGTGTCGCGCCAGCCGTTTTATATTGAATGCCTACCGAGTTACGCAAGAATTCGCGTTGCCCTACGATTTTCTGTGTGGTTGGTTGTAGATTCATTTGTTTTCCTCCTTCTTGTGGCGTTCTAACGCCTTTTGTCGACCCGCTTCTTTCGGATCAACCTTCTTTTTCTTGTTGCCCCTTTGACGAGCGCCTGGGGAATATGAAGTCTTCTTCCGTTTACTAGAATCTTCTTCCTCATCGTCATCATCTGTAGCACCAAAATACTCCGGGAATTCCTCTTCAAGTTCATCAAACAAGTCATCCAGATTCTCTGGTTCGCCGTCTTCATCAAGATCGATGTCGTCAATGTTGATTAAGCGTGCCAACAGCTTCGGATTGTGGCCGTTGTCAACTGCAAACTCCTTCACCATCGCCCGTTTTTCCCGACGCTCTGCACGTTCCAAGCGAGCTGACTTGTCTTTGAGTTGTTCTGCCAGTTCGGATTCATCGTCGTCCGACTCGTCCTTTTTCTTGCTTGTTGACTTGTCGCCTTTCAAGCGTTCAATTTCCTCATTCTTCTTTTTCAAACGCTTCGCCATTTGATCTTTAAACTTGGCGTTGTACTGCTTTCTGAATGCGCGGTCTTTCAGAAGTTCATCGAGGTCTGGCGCATCTTCTTCCTCGTCATCCTCGTCGTCGCTATCATCTTCGTCATCCGAACCGTCGCCGGAACCATCATCTTCCTCTTCTTCGCCATCCGCGAAAAATTGAAGGTCGAGCTTCAAGAATTTCGTTTCCTCTTCCATTTCGGCAGGAAGGCCACCTTTTGTGAATAGTTTTTGAATCAATGCTACAAGCCAAATGTATAGTTTAGTCAATTGTTTTCCTCCTCCGTTAAGGTACGGGAACCATACTCGTAAGCTTTTATAGTCATCAACGGATTAGACTGGCTGCATGACGGAACAGCGAACCGAGATTTCAGACCACTTCCTTTCAGTCGTTGTCATAACCTAAAACTTTATAGCCGTTCTCCACAATGGCATTTCCATCTTCTGGCAAAATCGAGGCAATCAACTCGTCATCGTCTATTGTGATAGTTATTTCTTTTGAATCCGACATGGTACTCACCCCTTTCATTCAACTTCCATAATCTCGATTATCCTGAAACCTTCCTCTTTCTTAACTTCTTCGGCTTTCTCTTTTGAAAAATAGCATCCGACAACCTCGTCTTTGTGAGGGTGGTCGCATATTAGTTCACGCACTACATAAACTTTTGTCATGCCGATTCCCCCTTTTAAAATAAAAAAGAAGCAGTGCAAGCTACTTCACATCATCCCGCATTATTCGTTTGTACTCCGCCTGCATTTCTTGGAACTTCGTTGTCCCCTGCCGCTTCATACGCCTAAATGCCCCCAAAGTCTTCGGAGCATCATCGCCAAGCGCCATTTTCCATCGAGCATACTGCTTCTTCTCGTCATTAGCTTTACGCCGCGCTGTCTGCTCGCGTTCATACGCCCGCTTTTGAGCCGGTGTCCTAGGGTCATCCCACGGCTTGTACGACTCATTGCGTTTGTGGGCTTCCGCAAGTTCCTCTTCGGTTTTAAAACGCAAAACAAATGGCATTACGCCGCACCTACAGTTCGGGTGATACGGCCCGATTCTTACGTCATCTTCGCCGACAACCGGATACCCGGGAGTCAATCCATTCAGACTGATAACCATGCCCCTGTGCCGCGCGCAGACCGGGCACGTGTCGCTATTTCCAGTCACTTGTACCAAGTCCTGCCCATTCTCGATATAACGATTGGTAGCACCCGCATTCGCCGCTTCGCGTGTCTTATATCGAGTGACCGTCATCGCATAAAAATCTAACGGCAATTTCTTCCCGTCCGATGTGACAAAAGCAGTTAGCCCGTCTTTCGCGAACGACTTCGCCACTTGCGCTTGAATAACCTTGCGGGGATCTCCAACGATGACTCCTTTCGCAAGGTCACCTTTCACATTTTCTAGTGTTTTCGTGATATTTGAAGTAGCACTCATTTCAGCCGTACGAATAGCAGCACGGAAATCCAAGAGTGTATCATCTAGCAACACCTTTACAGCATCCATGTGGATCTTGCTCTGAAACGACTTGGCAATTTCTTTTGTTGGTGTGACTGCCGTTGTCGCTCTAATACTTACTCCTGCCGATTTTAGCGCTTTCGTTGCTTCATCCACACCGCCAAAGTACGTTAGTAGAATCGCTTCAGGAATGACTTTTTCAACTTCGAAGCTAAATTGATCTAATAAGTCTTTAATATCTCGGACTAACGCTTCTACTTGTTGCTCTTCAGATAAATCACTTTCGGCAACCGCATCTGATATGCCCGTTATAATGTCTCGAAGATATGTTAAAAGCTGTTCCTCATTCACAGTTCATCACTCCTCGACCGGGTTGCCGTCCGCTTTACGATTATCGAGCAAATTCATAAGCGTGCTTCGGCCACTAAGTAAAGATGAGGTGTCGTCACCTAACATCCCCTCCTCAATCCGCGCCAATTCCTCCAGTATCCAATCTTCTGACGCGTGTGGATTGATACGTCGAATAGTCGTTTCAAGCGATTGTGCGCCTTTCTCGTAAGCCATGACGTTCTCTTCGATAATCTCTTTCCGAGAAATTGGAATCATAGATTTCAGAATGACCTCCGGTTGCTCGATGATGACCGCCGAATCCTCCTGGTTGGCGAGCCATAACGCATTTTCCAGCAGCTGTTTGAGAAAATAAATGTACTCAGATTGCATTTGCTCCGCCTTAATCAACGAAAGGAACAGGTCATAGAACTTAGCCACACCTGATTGCGCCGCTCCGCTTCCAGTATCCATGTAGAAATCCACGGCTTTTTCAGACGTCTTGGTCTCGATGAACATCATTTTCATGAGATCCCGCACCCATTGAATATCACCGATTTTCGTAATGTCTATTTGAATGACTTCAAGCGCTTTGCCTTGCTCGTCAAACGTGGTTATCTCCAAATCTCGATGGTCAATCCTACTTTCATCGCCATAACGTTCAAACGCCTTATCCTGGAGTGCTGTCATGATTTCTTTACTTACTGCAATACGCGGCTTCCCATTGCGCTCAAACGTCAAAGCGTTACGTGTCAGCGTCCAGTTGATTTCGTCCTGTTTACCTTCTTGGTTCTTCAAGCAAGACACGCCGAGTGGATTCATAAATGTTTTTTCGTTCGGCCAGTACATCACAAATGGGCGACCACGACCGACAAACGTTGTTTCCAACTCTTCAATTCCCAGCAGTTCCTTCGCGCTTTCTTCGTCAACAAGTTCTGTCCGCTTTGATTCATTCAATTTGTATAACGAATGCTCTGTTACCAAGTCGCCCTTTTCAACGCGTTCTCGGTACACATGAAGATATTCATCACCTTCTATCTCACGGTCGTAAGCAAGGTCGACACCCAAACCATCGTCATGAGGGTAATAAACGTCACGCGACTTGAAGTCAATCCGTAATCCACGCTCGTCCAACCAAGGCACACCAACCAAACCGCCGTCCACTTGGTGTTGTACGATATTGCCCCAGTGCTCAAACGTTAGGTTTGAATTGAGTTCAATCTGCCGGATCAGTTCTTGCTGCAGGTTCAATATCTCGTCATTCACCGCGCACCCGGTCGGGCCATCGATTAAATGGTCAGCGTGGTCGGCGTGGTCATTCTGCTCCTCGTCCCTTTCAAGTGACGTGGTGATATTACCGATTGACCGACTGACAAGCATCGCCGGAATCTCCGGAATCAACTTACTGACGTTCGCCATGATGTACGGCGTCTGGACGTTTTGCGCTCTTTTCGTACCGTAGATAATTTCATCGACAATCTCACCTTTTTCAATAAGCCTTTTCGCCCGTGAAAATATTTGTGAATGATTGCCTTCATACAGATCACGGTAAAAATACACTTCACCGTGCGTCTTTTTGATAACTTCTTCATCGAACTTTTCCCACTTAATCGTCATGCACTCACTCCCTTCACCATGCGCTTCTACCACTAATAAATGCTTTCGGCACCGCGATGATCGTATTTACAAAATACCTGTCACCATCCATGTGGTGATCATTCTCTTTAATCGGTTTATCCTCGCCACGATTAGAAGATTTCTTATCCCATATATAAGATGAGAACTCTCTGAACGTCTCTTTGCAGCAGTCGTTGTACTTTATCTTTCCTTCGACCAATGCTGACGCAACATTCCCAATGCCATTCTTCACATCGTTTTTTGCATCTTGCACATAAAAGCCATCCTTCCGAATCTGTGCTTTGAAAGATGCAGCAGATGGATCCACGATGACCGATTTGATTCTTAAATCACCAACAAATTTTTTCAAGTCACGACTGTACTCAACGTCTGTCTTCTGCTTGCTCTCTTCACGTCCGCTGTGGTGATACTCTTTCACTTTGTACCAGGCGCCATGATAAAGACCCCACAGACCGAATGTCGTAGGGTTTTGTGTTCCGTGGTCAACGCTGACGTGATATTGCGTGTAGCTCCTATCAACTGTTTTGACCGAGTGCTTGTCCAAATCGAACATGTCATAGATGACACCTTCTGCAAGGACCCATAAACCGAGGATAAAGCGCTTATAGAATATCCCTGAATACATTCGTAAATATCGTTGCTTAGTCTCTGCATCAAGGGAAAGATTGTCGTCCATCGTGAAATGGAGCTGCACAAGTCGCTTCTCTTTCTTTTTGTCTATCCACTTTTGTTTGAACCAGTGATAAGGCCCCTCTGGATTACAGTTAAACCAGAACTTAGCACCCTTCACAGAACAACGAGCCGTCGCTTGTGACACGAATGATTCAGGCATAAGCGCCACTTCGTCGAAAAACATCCCAGCAAGCGTTATCCCTTGGATGAGGTCCTGTGAACCTTCATCCTTACCACCAAATACGTAGAAGTAATTGGTGACACCTTTATAGCTGATTGAAAGCATGTTTTCCGAGCGGTGGTCTTTCACTTTATAACCACGCGCTTTGAGCATTCGTTTCAACGGCGTGATTACGTTACGACGGAACGAACCAATTGTCTTACCAGCCATTCCTAAGTTTTCGTCTTGGAAGGTGTGCGTGGCCCACATAACGTAAGAAAGCGACATAACGACTGTCTTCCCCGCACGAACTGAGCCGTCGCATATAATACCGTCCTTATCCTTGTGCGGAGAACCATCACGCCACCAGGTCAAGACTTGCTTCTGCTTAACTGAAAACGGCTTAAATTTGAATGGAGCAGGTTTCTTCTGTTTGTATTGCTTTCGTTCAGTAAAGAATGCGAAGTACTTAGCTGTCTTCGTCGGTTGCGTCATCGTTCCACACCTCCGCCGTTGTTGCGTTCAGCGCTTCGTTAAAGCCGTCATCTTCATACTCCTCTTGTTCATCTACACCGAATGCTTTAGCGTGTGCAATCTTAAGTTTTTCTTGTTCTAGCTGACGTTTGAAGTGGTCCGGAATCGCATCAGTGTACTTAGCTAACACTTCCATAGCTTTCATTTTGTCAGCTAATTTGACAGATATGCCATCCTTGCCTTTTTTAATCTCAGTAATGATAGTCCCATCTACTTCATCAGCGTTTTTGAAGTTCACAAAGTTATGAATGTAGGTGATTTCTTTTCCGTCATCATCCGTCATTGCTTCACCAAACTCATTTCTGGCAACGGCTTCTTCTGAACCGAAGTCGGCAAAGTCCGTCATGTCGGCTAGCGCAATATCAATATACTTTTGTAACACCATGCTCGCATCTAGCATCAGACCGTCCGCAACTTCCTTCTTCATCCTATCGATTTCTGAAACAATCTCAGCATTTCTAAGCATCCTGTGTCCATTGCTCATAGCAGTTGTATATGCACAACCATATGCCTTCTGATAAGCCTTAGTCGCATTGAAATACTTAATGTAGTAAATGCAAAAAAGCCTCTGCTTATCGGTTAAATCATCCGACTCAACAACAGGCTCAAATACCTCTTTTTTCGGTTGCATCCTTTTCTCAGGGGTTGCAACCTTTTGTGTTTTGGTTGCATCCTTTTTCGGAGCACCTCTCGTCCATGGATTGCCGTCTTTGGCATCCCTACTTTTACGACTCTTCAATGTACCAAGTTTTACATCATACTTCTCTGCCAATGCAGCAAGCGTTATTTTCGTCGTTTCCCATTCCTTCTGAATCTCTTCCCAATTAGGCACATCACATCACCTCTACCACCACCTGTGTATTTTTAGTCGCCGCAATTATTCGTGCATACCGCTAATAACTTCATGTTGCCCGCAAGTAAGCAAACCAAGCGCTTCTACACTACTAAAATCCGACCAACCCGTTTTGATCTCTTGGTCATTTGAACGCGCCACAAATACAACGGACTCAATTTCTCCATTTTCGATTGCCATCAATAGATTTTCAATCAACGCTTTCGGTGTGACTTTGCCTTCTTTTTTGGCTTTAAACTCCTTTAATTCATTCACTCGCAACGTTAGCACCTCCGTTATGTATGTTCATATGTATCGTTATTTATCATACGTATGTAAGCGGGGCTTATGGAGGTCGTCCATCGCACGAACGCCCCCTCTTTTAATTCTCCCCCTCACTTATACAGACTCCGTACGTCTTTCGTACGTCAAAGTAATTATTTCGATCAATTGAGGTAACCTTATTCAATTAGTTTTGCGTTATTCTACAAGCATTCATTCGCGGTCAGAATGAATTCAAGTCACCTTATTCAAACTCCCTGTAATAATTTCACGAAGAACCAACGATTGACTCTTCCCACTCTCACACTCTTTTTCGATTTTCTCCCATATTTCGGGTGGCAAAGTAAGAGATACCTTCTTCGTTATCCCAAACCCTTTTCTCCCCGCACCTTCTCTTTTTCCGCCTCGGCCGTTTTGATTAAGGTTACTCATTATGCTTTTAGGCTTGCTAGTATCTTTCGCACTTTGAAAGGATTGACCCTTTTCGTTTATTTGTATATTAGATTCACCTGTTTGATTTAGGTTACTCATTTCATCTTCAAGTCTATTGACACTTTGAATAAGGTCACTCTTTTCTAACGTTCCAGCGTCTATTTTACTCATTTGATTTGAGTGACCTTTATCATATTTTTCGACAGTGTTTTTTACCTCATTCAATTGCTTAACTAATGGGAGTAGTTCTTCGAGAAGGAAAATGTAATTTTCTTTTAACATCATTCGATGCAAGTACTCTTTGGGATCTGATAATTTCCTATTTTCCAGATAACTCGAAGACACAACCAACTTTCCGATCCCGGATTCCTTATCGTTGGAACGAGACCACTCAATCAGATCGTTTATTTCATTTAGTTTTTTAATAAGCAGGCTTTTTAATTCCGTCTTTTTCAATTTTATAAGATCAACCATTCGCTCTCCCCCTTTGATTAGAGTTACCTTATTCACATAATAACACATGAACACTTAATTGCAATGAATTTAGTAACTCAAATCAAATAAAGATTCTAGGAAGCTTTTTCTCCAACTCTTTCCTTCACTTTCGCCCTCGCCCGTTCAATGTACTGTTGCACCGTCCGCTTCTTTAACCCGATTTCGTCAGCGATTCGCCCCATACTCATGCCCTGCCCTTCATGAAGAACATAGCATTGCCTTTCCCGTTGTGACATGGATGCGAATATATCAGCCAAAATCATTCTTTCTTCTTTGCTAATATACAAGTGCTTTTGATCCTCTTCTAATTGCTCGGTTATGTCCGGAATTATGTCCATACTCTCAATGTACTGCTTCTGATAGACAGCCCGCTTTTCAGCTCCACGGTATGTTCCGGGTTGTCGCCCAGTAGCCATCCAATCGATAGAGAATGCCATGCTTTCAATCATGCTGTTTATCTGCGTTAAATCATCCTTATCGAAAGGGTTGTTTTTGTCCAATGTTGCCGCTCGCTTCGTCAGCTCCAATTGTCCCACCGTATACTCCTGAATCAATTCATCCGCCCAATTCAGCATGAAAGCTCCCCCTATCGTTGTTTAACTCGCCCTTTAACTCTTCCGTACGTCGCCCTGTTTGCACCCATCAATTCACGCAATTCCTTATCTGACAGCCGTTCCTTGCGCTTGTTGTTTGTCCTAGTACTCTTCCGCTCTACTTCACCTGTACGAGCCTGCAAAAGGCCATTTCTGACTAGCTCACTTTGCAATGACCGCATATCCTCACTCCCTATTTTTGAAATAAAAAAGAGGACAACAAATGACACAGCGCAATGCTGTAATCAATCGTTGTCCTCTGGTTGGCCAGGGGGACTAAATTCTTCTATGCATTCTATTTAGTAATTCTTTGCCGCTTTTCTTCATTTCTTCTTCAAATTTTTGCTGTTGCTCTGCTGTTAGTTCTGGAAGTACGTTTTTTTCTTTTCGTCTTTTATATGCTTCACTTTCTAATTTGCTCGGTTTTCCATCAGCGACTACTTTTTCAAGGATTAAAATATCATAGATAGTAAGTTCGTCATTTTTCAACCTATTTCTATAACCGCGCTTTTCCTTTACCGTGTGAATTTTAGGTTTAATTACTGTAAATATGAACTTCATAACACCTTGAATAATTTTCTTAAATAGAAATACAATAATTAAGATTAATAGCCCACTTACTATTCCGATAAATAGTAAATCGTAAATTGTTAAATTCTCATACTTAACAAAGTAACTCAAAACTCCTCGCCCTCTTCCCTCCGCATCCGTTTAATCTTCCCTTGATGCGTCACAATCCGATACTCCCCGTGCTCCGGAAGTTCCCTCACCTTCGCCTTCCCCTCCGATATAACTACTACACAGTTCAATGGTAGTTCCATTATACCAAGTTCTAACGTAATTGCATCTGGATTAATTGTAATGTCTTTATTCACCAGGACCCCTCCTTGTGTTATAATAACCCTGCCAAGGACGGGAGGAATCCTGTCTTTTTTTATTTCCCCCCTAACAATAATGACTCCACTGAATTTATAACGCTTTCGATTTCACGTTCCAAATTATCGATGCAATCATTCATCGTGAAGCTGTTGTAATAACCGTCCTTCCTTTTCTGATACCCACTCAATACATCCGTAACAGAATAAGAATATCCTCTTCTTTCGATGAATTTCCTAATCTTGTAGTGCGACTCATTTTCACTCATACCTTCACCCCTTTACACCAAGAAACGCCAACAACTCCATTCGATGCCTACCAGTGTTAAGTACGCCTTTTACAGCTGATTTCACAAGAAATTCAATTGCTTCCAACTGATCTTTCTCAAAGCCGACGATATGCACTTCCCCGTCAATATCAAGCAATATATTCACATTCGCATCTTCAACGCTAACCTCTTTCATGCAATCCCTCCTAACGTCCGAATATCCCCTGCTGCCGCTGCTCTATCAACCCAAGCTCCGCCTGCTCAATCACCAGTAACGTTATCTCCAACTGCGACCGGCTCAACTCTTCAGCAATTGTGCCTAGCCCTGCACCGTCATTCCACATCGACCGAAATGCCAATAACTCCGACTCTTTAAACGTCCAATCAATGTCCAAGTCATCCAGCAGCATGTGAGTGCGTTCTTTTGCCGCTATCATTCCGGTTCCCTCAATGCATCTTTCGCCAGCCGTTTGATGAGAAGAATATCGTTATGCTTTCCAGTGTTACTCCTCTTTTCAGGCTGCTCCATTTGCATGATTGTTTCTAATACCGCACGCAAGCGATCAATCTGCCATTGCAATTCAGCCCGTTCATTTTCTTTTCTGATGATTTCGCGGCCCGCCCCAACCAAGTTGTCATCCATCACGGAATTGATGCGTTCTAATTCTTCTAATCGCTCGAATTCTTTTACGATAAACGGGATGTCACTGCCTGTTATCGAACCACGTTTAATCCGTTCCAACTGTTCCGCATCCTTCACACCAACACCCCCATCCCTTTCAACTCGTCCGTCAGGGCCATAAACCTCTCCGCATCCCCACAATCCAACGCATGGTCAATCTGCAACAACAGCATGTCCGCGTCAGTGACGTCTGTCTGGATGCTATCGTGACACTCCAAGCTCCTATATTGCTTGTCGGTTAGCCGGAACGCCTCTCTCAATCTTTCTCGAAGCTTGCTGTCATTTTGCAAGTCTGTAAGCGCCGAATTTAACGACATTTGCATCGACGCCATCATCAATTTTTTTATAAAATCGCTGTTATCGCTATGCATCCTAACCCCTCCTCAATTCCTCATGATATATAATCCCATTCCGCCTCTTTGGAAACTCAACCTCATACTGCAAGACAGGCCCGCGAATCACCTTAACAATCCGCCCTGTTAGCCCGACATAGTCTTGCAGATAGTAATAGTCCTCAATCTGACTCTCGTCCACGTTGTCGACAACCTCGACCGTATCGCCAACCTCAAACGCTACTGTTGGTAGTGCATCAAATATCGTGAGTTGCTGCACCATGTCGTTCACTTCTTATCACGTTTTTGGCGAATCTCAACTGTTGGTGAATATAGTCGTCATCAGGACCACCGCCGCCTGTCATCCAGTCACCAATGCGTATACGAATATCTTGCAACACCCAAGCCGGAAGTTGACCGGCAAGAGCGTTGATTTGTTCTAGCGCCGTCATGTTATCACTCCCTATTTCTTGCGGCTCACAATAGGTCCATGAGCCACATTTTTCGTTTATATAGGCGAAAATACTTGAAGTTCGCTCGATTGATAGAACTACGCATTTTGAGTCGTTATGCGTCGCAACTAAGCTGCTGTTTCAATCGTCGCTTTTAACCAATCAATCCATTTACCAAATGCAGAAACAAATGGCGTTTTGTTATAATCACATGCCCATCCAGCGAATCCGATAAATCCATCTGAATTAAAAGTGATCGCTTCACGTCTGCTGAAATAATAACCATCAACTTCAATAGCCGCATATTGTAAACCTGTACGCTTCAAAATCTTTATATCTTTTTTACGAGGTGCAGATAACTTCAGCTCCATATCGCTGTTAAACACTTTAAATTCTTGGGTTAAAAAAATACGGAGCATTTGAATATGTTCTTCGTTTAATTCTTTGTACGAGAAACCAAGTGATTTGAATTTCCCGCGAAACTTTTCTGCCCGAACATATTGCGGTATTTGCCGACTCTGGATTCTTCTTGTCAGCAATCGTTCCGCTGTTATATCGAAAAGTTCAAAGGAAGCAATATTCCTGAAATCAAACCGATTAAGAACTACCCACCACATATTGTTGATATTGTGATAAACTCTTCCCCGTTGTAGCCTACCTT from Sporosarcina sp. FSL K6-1522 includes the following:
- a CDS encoding phage minor capsid protein — translated: MNEEQLLTYLRDIITGISDAVAESDLSEEQQVEALVRDIKDLLDQFSFEVEKVIPEAILLTYFGGVDEATKALKSAGVSIRATTAVTPTKEIAKSFQSKIHMDAVKVLLDDTLLDFRAAIRTAEMSATSNITKTLENVKGDLAKGVIVGDPRKVIQAQVAKSFAKDGLTAFVTSDGKKLPLDFYAMTVTRYKTREAANAGATNRYIENGQDLVQVTGNSDTCPVCARHRGMVISLNGLTPGYPVVGEDDVRIGPYHPNCRCGVMPFVLRFKTEEELAEAHKRNESYKPWDDPRTPAQKRAYEREQTARRKANDEKKQYARWKMALGDDAPKTLGAFRRMKRQGTTKFQEMQAEYKRIMRDDVK
- a CDS encoding IDEAL domain-containing protein; the encoded protein is MHSDNSDFIKKLMMASMQMSLNSALTDLQNDSKLRERLREAFRLTDKQYRSLECHDSIQTDVTDADMLLLQIDHALDCGDAERFMALTDELKGMGVLV
- a CDS encoding major capsid protein, translated to MPLHLDEFKRDQLQGYIENVPVAREYLLRSVMPETPTSDINFAFNVINGQYAKAASITGWNASAPLRDKRELERAFGSVAKVQHGVRLDETELLAFNRPRSDQERAAVVDYVYDTTDDLVTGVDDIEEYMRAQVIYTGKLKYDDDENDIHLDVDFGIPAENQINVTTKWSEAASTPLQDLQAAIKQYQANNQRRKPAIMHMTSATEALLLQNEQIRSQIYGTNNGGKLLTSGDIKNALTALGLPSYVINDDVIVVGDEEIQLLADDKVVLLGTELGKTYSGPTVENNYNPGKFVTPLIEENPPGQSVIVGKAVFPALQRPKSIVIMSV
- a CDS encoding CopG family transcriptional regulator; its protein translation is MVDLIKLKKTELKSLLIKKLNEINDLIEWSRSNDKESGIGKLVVSSSYLENRKLSDPKEYLHRMMLKENYIFLLEELLPLVKQLNEVKNTVEKYDKGHSNQMSKIDAGTLEKSDLIQSVNRLEDEMSNLNQTGESNIQINEKGQSFQSAKDTSKPKSIMSNLNQNGRGGKREGAGRKGFGITKKVSLTLPPEIWEKIEKECESGKSQSLVLREIITGSLNKVT
- a CDS encoding DUF6877 family protein; the encoded protein is MTALEQINALAGQLPAWVLQDIRIRIGDWMTGGGGPDDDYIHQQLRFAKNVIRSERHGAATHDI
- a CDS encoding PBSX family phage terminase large subunit, whose translation is MTQPTKTAKYFAFFTERKQYKQKKPAPFKFKPFSVKQKQVLTWWRDGSPHKDKDGIICDGSVRAGKTVVMSLSYVMWATHTFQDENLGMAGKTIGSFRRNVITPLKRMLKARGYKVKDHRSENMLSISYKGVTNYFYVFGGKDEGSQDLIQGITLAGMFFDEVALMPESFVSQATARCSVKGAKFWFNCNPEGPYHWFKQKWIDKKKEKRLVQLHFTMDDNLSLDAETKQRYLRMYSGIFYKRFILGLWVLAEGVIYDMFDLDKHSVKTVDRSYTQYHVSVDHGTQNPTTFGLWGLYHGAWYKVKEYHHSGREESKQKTDVEYSRDLKKFVGDLRIKSVIVDPSAASFKAQIRKDGFYVQDAKNDVKNGIGNVASALVEGKIKYNDCCKETFREFSSYIWDKKSSNRGEDKPIKENDHHMDGDRYFVNTIIAVPKAFISGRSAW
- a CDS encoding XtrA/YqaO family protein — protein: MVNKDITINPDAITLELGIMELPLNCVVVISEGKAKVRELPEHGEYRIVTHQGKIKRMRREEGEEF
- a CDS encoding helix-turn-helix domain containing protein codes for the protein MIAAKERTHMLLDDLDIDWTFKESELLAFRSMWNDGAGLGTIAEELSRSQLEITLLVIEQAELGLIEQRQQGIFGR
- a CDS encoding sigma-70 family RNA polymerase sigma factor, translated to MLNWADELIQEYTVGQLELTKRAATLDKNNPFDKDDLTQINSMIESMAFSIDWMATGRQPGTYRGAEKRAVYQKQYIESMDIIPDITEQLEEDQKHLYISKEERMILADIFASMSQRERQCYVLHEGQGMSMGRIADEIGLKKRTVQQYIERARAKVKERVGEKAS
- a CDS encoding terminase small subunit, producing the protein MPNWEEIQKEWETTKITLAALAEKYDVKLGTLKSRKSRDAKDGNPWTRGAPKKDATKTQKVATPEKRMQPKKEVFEPVVESDDLTDKQRLFCIYYIKYFNATKAYQKAYGCAYTTAMSNGHRMLRNAEIVSEIDRMKKEVADGLMLDASMVLQKYIDIALADMTDFADFGSEEAVARNEFGEAMTDDDGKEITYIHNFVNFKNADEVDGTIITEIKKGKDGISVKLADKMKAMEVLAKYTDAIPDHFKRQLEQEKLKIAHAKAFGVDEQEEYEDDGFNEALNATTAEVWNDDATDEDS